In the genome of Acidovorax sp. 69, the window GTGGATAGTGGCAGCATGACCCAAACTTTGGTCGTGGTGGTGCTTTTCGTTGGCGCCATGGCTGCGTTGCCTTGGTTGGTGCGGCGATTGCAGCAGCGCCATGCTGCCAGTGGAGTGACCGCAGGTACAGCTTTACGTGTCGTATCTGCTGTTGCGGTGGGGCCCCAGCAGCGCGTGGTGACGGTCGAGGTGGGCCCTGAGCATGCACGCGCTTGGCTGGTGCTTGGGGTGACAGCGCAACAAGTGAGTTGCCTGCACGTGTTGCCGGTGTCGCCGCAGGGCTCGGTTGGTCCGGTTGTATCTGGGGTGCCCTCATTTGCCAGAGAGATGGCCGTGGCGGGTAAGTCCGGAGAGTCTTCCCATGACTGATGCAACTCGGGTGGTTTTCTCGGGGGGGCGTTTGCGGTCCGCCGG includes:
- a CDS encoding flagellar biosynthetic protein FliO, whose amino-acid sequence is MTQTLVVVVLFVGAMAALPWLVRRLQQRHAASGVTAGTALRVVSAVAVGPQQRVVTVEVGPEHARAWLVLGVTAQQVSCLHVLPVSPQGSVGPVVSGVPSFAREMAVAGKSGESSHD